Proteins from one Telopea speciosissima isolate NSW1024214 ecotype Mountain lineage chromosome 1, Tspe_v1, whole genome shotgun sequence genomic window:
- the LOC122648609 gene encoding transcription initiation factor IIA subunit 1-like codes for MAETTSVVYMHVVEDVINKVRNEFIEGGSGENVLSELQALWEMKMMQCGVITGPVERSSGQKQATGGPITPVHDLNVPYEGTEEYETPTADMLFPPTPLQTATPLLTPIQTPLPGTVDSPMFQLPSGSNDFPTVHDAGGGTEVKPERPNPYMQATSPWMNQRPLGVDVNVAYVEGRDEVDRGASHQPTMQDFFVSSGKRKREDFAPHFRPGGYIPQQDGAGDVALGYFDTEVSRVGNSPDRCRGVTRNDETLLAQVVRASSRIPQQDGPIPDAYDEIVSTPNLYPYQGVASEDYNAVNTPAGHDLQAGTPAVGTQNEVVEGDDDDDEPLNENDDDDVDDVDEEEEPNTHHLVLAQFDKVTRTKSRWKCTLKDGIMHINNKDVLFTKATGEFDF; via the exons ATGGCTGAAACAACAAGTGTCGTTTATATGCACGTCGTTGAAGACGTCATCAACAAGGTCCGGAATGAATTTATTGAGGGCGGCTCTGGAGAGAATGTTCTCAGTGAGCTTCAAGCG CTATGGGAAATGAAAATGATGCAATGCGGTGTTATAACGGGTCCAGTTGAGAGGTCATCCGGACAAAAGCAGGCCACTGGTGGTCCAATCACCCCTGTTCACGATCTAAATGTTCCTTATGAGGGCACGGAGGAGTACGAAACCCCTACTGCGGATATGCTCTTCCCACCA ACACCTTTACAGACTGCCACACCTCTACTCACTCCCATTCAGACTCCCTTACCAGGAACGGTGGACAGCCCGATGTTTCAACTTCCTTCCGGATCAAACGACTTTCCTACTGTGCACGATGCTGGAGGTGGCACTGAGGTGAAACCTGAAAGACCTAATCCTTACATG CAAGCAACTTCTCCTTGGATGAATCAAAGACCTCTAGGTGTTGATGTTAATGTTG CTTATGTGGAGGGACGGGATGAGGTGGACAGAGGAGCTTCTCATCAACCTACAATGCAG GATTTTTTTGTATCTTCTGGAAAGCGGAAAAGAGAGGATTTTGCACCACATTTTCGTCCAGGCGGATACATACCACAGCAAGATGGAGCTGGAGATGTGGCATTGGGGTACTTTGATACAGAG GTGAGCCGAGTGGGAAATTCACCAGATAGATGCCGTGGAGTTACCAGAAATGATGAGACACTACTGGCTCAAGTTGTGAGGGCTTCTTCAAGGATACCTCAACAGGATGGGCCCATTCCTGATGCTTATGATGAGATAGTTTCCACACCAAAT TTGTATCCTTACCAAGGAGTTGCAAGTGAGGACTACAATGCAGTGAATACACCAGCTGGCCATG ATCTACAAGCAGGCACACCCGCTGTTGGCACACAAAATGAAGTTGTGGagggtgatgatgatgatgatgaacccttgaatgaaaatgatgatgatgatgtagaTGATgtggatgaagaagaggagCCGAATACACATCATCTGGTTTTGGCACAGTTTGATAAG GTGACACGGACAAAAAGCAGATGGAAATGCACACTCAAGGATGGCATTATGCACATCAATAACAAGGACGTTCTCTTCACTAAG GCGACTGGGGAATTCGACTTTTGA